In the genome of Streptomyces sp. NBC_00190, one region contains:
- a CDS encoding VIT1/CCC1 transporter family protein, with protein sequence MTEDDSPTRAHIEAHGSGGGGSQSAEISTRLNWLRAGVLGANDGIISTAGLVVGMAGATTSRAAILAAGVAGLLSGSLSMAAGEYVSVSSQRDSERAALDLERRELAEEPEAELDELTDLLVARGLSRQLAREAAEQLTERDALRAHARVELGINPDELANPWHAAFASLVAFTVGALLPLLAILLPGPSARVPVTVAAVLAALTLCGVISARLGGAPTLRAVLRNVAGGALAMSVTYAVGTWLGTAT encoded by the coding sequence TCGCAGAGCGCGGAGATCAGCACACGGCTGAACTGGCTGCGGGCGGGGGTGCTCGGCGCCAACGACGGGATCATCTCCACCGCCGGCCTGGTGGTCGGCATGGCCGGGGCCACCACCTCACGCGCGGCGATCCTGGCGGCGGGCGTCGCCGGACTGCTGTCGGGATCGCTGTCCATGGCGGCGGGGGAGTACGTCTCCGTCAGCTCGCAGCGGGACTCCGAACGGGCCGCGCTGGACTTGGAACGGCGGGAGCTGGCCGAGGAACCGGAGGCGGAGCTCGACGAACTCACCGACCTGCTGGTCGCCCGCGGGCTCAGCCGGCAGCTGGCCCGGGAGGCCGCCGAGCAGCTGACGGAACGGGACGCGCTGCGGGCCCATGCCCGGGTGGAGCTCGGCATCAACCCCGACGAGCTGGCCAACCCGTGGCACGCGGCCTTCGCCAGTCTCGTCGCGTTCACGGTGGGCGCGCTGCTGCCGCTGCTGGCGATCCTGCTTCCCGGGCCGTCGGCCCGGGTTCCGGTCACGGTGGCGGCCGTCCTCGCCGCGCTCACCCTGTGCGGTGTGATCAGTGCCCGCCTGGGCGGCGCCCCCACGCTCCGCGCGGTCCTGCGCAACGTCGCCGGGGGCGCCCTGGCCATGTCCGTCACCTACGCGGTGGGCACCTGGCTCGGCACGGCGACCTGA
- a CDS encoding NAD(P)/FAD-dependent oxidoreductase, protein MLNADVVIVGAGVSGLAAAHHLIAAGVTVTVLEAAGDPGGRMATVSADGFRLDRIGQLLNTSYTELERTPGLQDLTLRSFAPGVLVHTDGKQLRAGALTPARALASGSLDQARLSAALGRLAALPEERLLARPERTALAALRTRGLPPRTVTGVLRPLLSTLLRDPELTTSSRVADLALRGFARGRLAVPEGGAAALPDLLAGALPPGTVRTGVRVRSVATNLVTTEEHGDFGCRSVLLATGARAAAELLPGLRVPGFHEVTVLHHATAAPLPWDGSLLLDGDPKWPVSHTTVMSAVDPTRAPAGRSLVTTTVLGPPPPTRTVASRLARLYDTSTRDWELLAVHHTPEAVPAMPPPYDVRRPVRVLAGLYVCGDHRDTNTVQGALHSARRATTAVLRDFGIPLPAAPEPVLPVAA, encoded by the coding sequence GTGCTCAATGCGGACGTCGTCATCGTAGGAGCCGGAGTCTCAGGACTCGCGGCCGCGCACCACCTGATCGCAGCGGGGGTCACGGTCACCGTCCTGGAGGCCGCGGGCGACCCCGGCGGCCGGATGGCCACCGTTTCGGCCGACGGGTTCCGGCTGGACCGGATCGGCCAGTTGCTCAACACCTCGTACACGGAGCTCGAACGCACCCCCGGCCTCCAGGACCTCACGCTGAGGTCCTTCGCGCCCGGGGTCCTGGTCCACACCGACGGCAAACAGCTCCGGGCCGGAGCCCTCACCCCCGCCCGCGCCCTCGCCAGCGGCTCCCTCGACCAGGCGCGCCTCAGCGCCGCCCTCGGGCGGCTGGCCGCCCTGCCCGAGGAACGCCTGCTCGCCCGGCCCGAACGCACCGCGCTCGCAGCATTGCGCACCCGCGGCCTGCCGCCGCGCACCGTGACCGGCGTGCTCCGGCCGCTGCTCTCCACCCTGCTCCGCGACCCGGAACTCACCACCTCCAGCCGCGTCGCCGACCTCGCCCTGCGCGGCTTCGCCCGCGGCCGCCTCGCCGTGCCCGAGGGAGGGGCGGCGGCCCTGCCCGACCTGCTCGCCGGCGCCCTGCCGCCCGGCACCGTCCGCACCGGGGTCCGGGTCCGGTCGGTGGCGACCAACCTCGTCACCACCGAGGAGCACGGCGACTTCGGCTGCCGCTCCGTGCTTCTGGCCACCGGGGCCCGGGCCGCCGCCGAACTCCTGCCCGGCCTGCGGGTGCCCGGCTTCCACGAGGTCACCGTCCTGCACCACGCCACCGCCGCGCCCCTGCCCTGGGACGGGTCGCTGCTGCTGGACGGCGACCCCAAGTGGCCCGTCTCGCACACCACCGTGATGAGCGCGGTCGACCCGACGCGGGCCCCGGCCGGCCGGAGCCTGGTCACCACCACCGTGCTCGGCCCGCCGCCGCCCACGCGTACGGTCGCCTCGCGCCTCGCCCGGCTCTACGACACCAGCACCCGGGACTGGGAGCTGCTGGCCGTCCACCACACCCCGGAGGCCGTCCCCGCCATGCCCCCGCCGTACGACGTGCGCCGCCCGGTGCGCGTCCTGGCCGGGCTGTACGTGTGCGGGGACCACCGCGACACGAACACCGTCCAGGGCGCCCTCCACTCGGCCCGCCGCGCCACCACCGCCGTCCTGCGCGACTTCGGCATCCCGCTCCCGGCGGCGCCGGAGCCCGTACTCCCGGTGGCGGCCTGA
- a CDS encoding TIGR01777 family oxidoreductase, with product MRIAVTGSTGLIGSALVRSLREDGHEVVRFVRREPTSADEARWDPARGHVDPGGLAGCGAVVHLAGAGVGEHRWTSAYKREIRDSRVLGTATIANALAALDEPPAVFVSGSAVGYYGDTGDRTVDEDAPAGHGFLPSVCVEWEAAAQPARAAGIRTAFARTGLVVAREGGAWGRLFPVFRAGIGGRLGNGRQYWSYISLRDEIAALRHIIDTPSLEGPVNLTAPEPLTNRQVTAAMARVLHRPALLPVPAVALRVVLGEFAEDVTGSQRAVPARLLESGFVFRDPGIEQAIRAAM from the coding sequence ATGCGCATCGCAGTCACTGGTTCGACCGGGCTCATCGGCAGCGCCCTCGTGCGGTCCCTCCGGGAAGACGGGCACGAGGTGGTCCGGTTCGTGCGACGGGAGCCCACGTCCGCGGACGAGGCGCGGTGGGATCCCGCCCGCGGCCACGTCGACCCCGGCGGGCTGGCCGGCTGCGGGGCCGTCGTGCATCTGGCCGGGGCCGGGGTCGGGGAGCACCGGTGGACCTCCGCGTACAAGAGGGAGATCCGCGACAGCCGGGTACTGGGCACCGCCACGATCGCGAACGCCCTCGCCGCCCTCGACGAGCCGCCCGCCGTGTTCGTCAGCGGTTCGGCCGTCGGCTATTACGGGGACACCGGCGACCGCACCGTCGACGAGGACGCCCCCGCCGGGCACGGCTTCCTGCCCTCGGTCTGCGTGGAGTGGGAGGCGGCCGCGCAGCCCGCCCGGGCCGCCGGGATCCGGACCGCCTTCGCCCGTACCGGCCTCGTCGTCGCCCGCGAGGGCGGAGCCTGGGGCCGGCTGTTCCCGGTGTTCCGCGCCGGCATCGGCGGCCGGCTCGGCAACGGCCGCCAGTACTGGTCGTACATCTCCCTCCGGGACGAGATCGCGGCCCTGCGCCACATCATCGACACCCCCTCCCTCGAAGGCCCCGTCAACCTCACGGCCCCCGAGCCGCTGACCAACCGCCAGGTCACGGCCGCCATGGCCCGGGTGCTGCACCGGCCCGCGCTGCTGCCCGTACCGGCGGTGGCCCTGCGCGTCGTGCTCGGGGAGTTCGCCGAGGACGTGACCGGCAGTCAGCGGGCCGTGCCCGCCCGGCTGCTGGAGTCCGGCTTCGTCTTCCGCGACCCCGGCATCGAGCAGGCCATCCGCGCCGCCATGTAG